The Lycium ferocissimum isolate CSIRO_LF1 chromosome 1, AGI_CSIRO_Lferr_CH_V1, whole genome shotgun sequence genome includes a region encoding these proteins:
- the LOC132065006 gene encoding high mobility group B protein 10-like — MGSCYSGSLTHSLVFICFFCSSEVVESDFEKKKLKMESSCADQNSLKLHASMRTMFRIPTIEGKMLDLHLLFVQGTSRGGIKKVYSDFATLGSLGPDKEHLKILRYNLHLPEIEAAMPQQPQRIVTTFLEAPSIVFGFVDGKFESEYLITVKIGSEDFKGVLYHGPMN, encoded by the exons ATGGGTAGTTGTTATTCAGGGTCCCTCACTCACTCACTTGTCTTTATCTGCTTCTTCTGCAGCTCAGAAGTAGTTGAGAgcgattttgaaaaaaagaagttgaaaatGGAATCATCTTGTGCTGATCAAAACAGTCTG AAGCTCCATGCTTCTATGAGAACCATGTTCAGGATCCCTACTATAGAGGGAAAAATGCTAGATTTGCATCTCCTCTTTGTCCAGGGAACTAGTCGTGGTGGTATCAAAAAG GTATATTCTGACTTTGCAACTCTTGGTTCATTGGGACCTGATAAAGAACACCTTAAAATTCTCAGATACAATCTTCATT TACCAGAAATAGAAGCCGCCATGCCCCAACAGCCACAGAGGATAGTAACAACATTTCTTGAAGCACCATCAATAGTTTTTGGTTTCGTTGATGGCAAGTTTGAGAGTGAATATCTGATTACAGTGAAGATTGGATCTGAGGATTTTAAAGGTGTTCTCTATCATGGTCCAATGAACTAA